From the Lolium rigidum isolate FL_2022 chromosome 2, APGP_CSIRO_Lrig_0.1, whole genome shotgun sequence genome, one window contains:
- the LOC124690195 gene encoding protein ROLLING AND ERECT LEAF 2-like, whose product MGCNGSKLDAIACMGSRLDDQEAVALCRGRADLLAHAARRRDSLAAAHAQLAASLASVSSSLHLLLLASASAQPRLTLPAAAPKTVDDPPPPPPAHHKPSSPPHSSSHIDFASSSSESDSGSVSSSPPHHLAASHHSHHPHPFPHYGYGYPYAYAPDHPPYGYPYPPPPGTLHLHYARSHPPPSSVAVEHPAPTSARVYEFGAVDPPRSYYAYGGEPTHAAAHPAPSPPRASSWDFFNVFHGYDVHDNYCYDHAAAGATGTATPYTPSRCSRDVREEEGIPDLEDEDDDAVVVKEVSIERPVPGARNSLGAVSSSSSDKGVVAAGGTARQQAPAQPPAPPAHRKSSGSADVAGEIKAQFVRAAEAVWALAPILEVERRSYQHQHHRRSSVYHVSSGMVSSTALPDSGFRGEELDVGGREKLTGGRSLSLTLQRLYIWEKKLYNEVKSEEKMRLLLAKNSKRLKFLDQKGVEAHKIDETQKLVRKLSTKIGIAVRVIAKVSKKIDRVRDEELCPQIKALIQGFVKMWQEKLECFQIQCEAISLAKNLDSVISGGISRDLAMELEVDLVKCIVNFSSWVNAQRSFVKALNGWLALCLNYRQEETPDGARPCSPGRVDAPLVFTICSSWSEAMDRISEKEVVTAMQALVSSVRNLCEYKNVEQSEQITMTREREKWNKILARKSVEINKEADTLNRKLALVPGRQNLLPTVQTYQAHFFEADSLQVSLRRVLQALESFACSSLQAFQETLRHAEGEILSRENAKVS is encoded by the exons ATGGGCTGCAACgggtccaagctcgacgccattgCCTGCATGGGCTCCCGGCTCGACGACCAGGAGGCCGTCGCGCTCTGccgcggccgcgccgacctgctcgcgcacgccgcgcgccgccgcgacTCGCTCGCCGCCGCGCACGCCCAACTCGCCGCCTCCCTCGCCTCCGTCTCATCctccctccacctcctcctcctcgcctccgcctccgcccagCCGCGCCTCAcgctccccgccgccgcgcccaaAACCGTCGacgaccctccgccgccgccgcccgcgcaccACAAGCCCTCCTCGCCCCCGCACTCCTCCTCGCACATCGActtcgcgtcctcctcctcggaatCCGACTCCGGCTCCGTCTCCTCCTCGCCTCCCCACCACCTCGCCGCCAGCCACCACTCCCACCACCCGCACCCGTTCCCGCATTACGGCTACGGCTACCCCTACGCCTACGCGCCCGACCATCCTCCGTACGGCTACCCGTACCCGCCCCCGCCAGGCACCCTCCACCTCCACTACGCGCGCAGCCACCCACCCCCGTCCTCCGTCGCCGTCGAGCACCCCGCGCCCACGTCCGCGCGCGTCTACGAGTTCGGCGCCGTCGACCCGCCCCGGAGCTACTACGCCTACGGGGGCGAGCCCACGCACGCCGCCGCTCatcccgcgccgtcgccgcccaggGCCAGCTCCTGGGACTTCTTCAACGTCTTCCACGGCTACGACGTGCACGACAACTACTGCtacgaccacgccgccgccggcgccacggGGACCGCCACGCCGTACACGCCCAGCCGGTGCTCGCGGGACGTGCGGGAGGAGGAGGGCATCCCGGAcctcgaggacgaggacgacgacgcggtAGTCGTCAAGGAGGTCTCCATTGAGCGCCCCGTGCCCGGCGCCCGCAACTCGCTCGGCGCcgtgagcagcagcagcagcgataAGGGGGTGGTCGCCGCGGGTGGCACGGCGCGGCAGCAGGCGCCGGCGCAGCCTCCCGCGCCCCCCGCGCACCGCAAGTCTTCTGGGAGCGCGGAcgttgccggagagatcaagGCGCAGTTCGTCCGAGCGGCGGAGGCGGTCTGGGCGCTCGCGCCGATACTGGAGGTGGAGAGGCGGAGTTACCAGCACCAGCACCATCGCCGGAGCTCAGTGTACCACG TTTCGTCTGGGATGGTGTCGTCGACTGCGTTGCCGGACTCAGGGTTCAGAGGCGAAGAGTTGGATGTCGGAGGAAGGGAGAAGCTGACGGGTGGGAGAAGCTTATCTTTGACCCTGCAGAGACTCTATATCTGGGAGAAGAAACTATACAACGAGGTTAAG TCTGAAGAGAAAATGCGCCTCCTGCTTGCCAAGAACTCCAAGCGGCTAAAGTTTTTGGATCAAAAGGGTGttgaagctcacaagatcgacgAGACTCAAAAATTGGTCAGGAAGCTGTCCACAAAAATAGGAATAGCGGTGCGAGTTATTGCTAAGGTTTCAAAAAAGATAGACAGAGTAAGGGATGAGGAACTGTGTCCACAAATTAAGGCCTTAATCCAAGG GTTTGTGAAGATGTGGCAAGAAAAACTAGAGTGCTTCCAGATACAGTGTGAAGCAATATCGCTCGCCAAAAATTTGGATTCAGTTATCTCAGGTGGAATCAGTCGAGATCTGGCAATGGAGCTTGAAGTAGACTTGGTTAAATGCATTGTCAACTTCTCCTCTTGGGTGAATGCGCAAAGGAGCTTTGTAAAGGCACTGAATGGATGGCTAGCACTTTGTCTCAACTATCGCCAGGAAGAGACACCTGATGGCGCTCGTCCTTGTTCTCCTGGAAGAGTGGATGCACCACTTGTCTTTACCATCTGCAGCAGTTGGTCTGAAGCTATGGATCGGATTTCGGAGAAGGAAGTGGTTACCGCTATGCAAGCTCTTGTTTCCAGTGTTCGGAACCTGTGTGAGTACAAGAACGTTGAGCAGAGCGAGCAGATCACGATGACCCGGGAAAGAGAAAAGTGGAACAAGATTCTGGCAAGGAAGTCCGTGGAGATCAACAAGGAGGCAGATACACTTAACAGAAAGCTGGCACTAGTACCAGGCCGGCAAAACCTCCTCCCAACGGTACAAACATACCAGGCGCATTTCTTTGAAGCAGACAGTCTGCAAGTAAGTCTGAGGCGGGTTCTTCAAGCCCTTGAGAGCTTCGCATGCAGTTCCCTGCAAGCTTTCCAGGAGACTCTGAGGCATGCTGAAGGAGAAATTCTATCAAGAGAAAATGCTAAAGTTTCATAG